In Triticum urartu cultivar G1812 chromosome 6, Tu2.1, whole genome shotgun sequence, the following proteins share a genomic window:
- the LOC125514040 gene encoding uncharacterized protein LOC125514040 — translation MARHAKTDSDVTSLAPSSPPRSPRRPAYYVHSPAASHPDVVASGGGCCGGGGAAADKMSLAGSTPAESPLHYHFHHSGAATHHSRESSTGRLLFSDQLRSGGPAGAVPWRRLGHGSGAGSLGDDDDDEDGGRPGSQSPWRCYALAASAFVAVFAFFLLVLWGASKSYKPHVDVKSVVFESYHIQGGTDRTGVPTRMMSVNATVRLRFRNRGTFFGLHVTAAPFHLFFDDLTVASGNMKEFYQARKSGRVVTVSVAGKQVPLYGAGANLHSKPNNGRLGPAVVPVRLAFVLRARAHILGLLLRSKFYRRGVCRLDVREAHLGKPVPGVAARCEYHDGR, via the exons ATGGCACGGCACGCCAAGACGGACTCGGACGTAACGAGCCTGGCGCCGTCGTCGCCCCCGCGCTCCCCGCGCCGCCCGGCGTACTACGTCCACAGCCCCGCCGCCTCCCACCCGGACGTCGTGGCCTCCGGCGGCGgctgctgcggcggcggcggcgccgcggCCGACAAGATGTCGCTCGCCGGCTCCACCCCGGCCGAGTCCCCGCTCCACTACCACTTCCACCACTCCGGCGCCGCGACGCACCACTCCCGCGAGTCCTCCACCGGCCGCCTCCTCTTCTCCGACCAGCTCCGCTCGGGCGGCCCCGCGGGGGCCGTGCCCTGGCGCCGCCTCGGGCACGGCAGCGGCGCCGGGAGCCTcggggacgacgacgacgacgaggacggAGGCCGGCCCGGGTCGCAGTCGCCGTGGAGGTGCTACGCGCTGGCGGCGTCCGCGTTCGTCGCCGTCTTCGCCTTCTTCCTGCTGGTGCTGTGGGGCGCGAGCAAGTCATACAAGCCCCACGTCGATGTCAAG AGCGTGGTGTTCGAGTCGTACCACATCCAGGGCGGGACGGACCGGACGGGCGTGCCCACCAGGATGATGTCGGTCAACGCGACGGTCAGGCTGCGCTTCCGCAACCGGGGCACCTTCTTCGGCCTCCACGTCACCGCCGCGCCATTCCACCTCTTCTTCGACGACCTCACCGTCGCCTCCGGGAAC ATGAAGGAGTTCTACCAGGCGCGGAAGAGCGGGCGGGTGGTGACGGTGTCCGTGGCGGGGAAGCAGGTCCCGCTCTACGGCGCGGGCGCCAACCTGCACAGCAAGCCCAACAACGGCCGCCTCGGCCCCGCGGTGGTGCCCGTCAGGCTGGCCTTCGTGCTCCGGGCGCGCGCGCACatcctcggcctcctcctccgctcCAAGTTCTACCGCCGGGGCGTCTGCCGCCTCGACGTCCGTGAGGCTCACCTCGGCAAGCCCGTGCCCGGCGTCGCCGCCCGCTGCGAGTACCACGACGGGAGGTGA